One genomic segment of Mangifera indica cultivar Alphonso chromosome 6, CATAS_Mindica_2.1, whole genome shotgun sequence includes these proteins:
- the LOC123219628 gene encoding uncharacterized protein LOC123219628: MRGRVEVIKELISAKPESIFEPIRGETALHLCVKHSHLAALKVLVASVDDEEFLNSKNLEGNSILQTTSYLLSVPKMRVDLNSLIKNGFPAFDVSCRNGTTQSNLQRNPIKEATTKVQTTQSPQRLKSIITTFFKWRRLINYKSDHHENIRGNLMVAASLIANMSFQIATNPPGGYWQADATNLKEETCPKGVCRAGTSIHAYTHENQYHLLTL; the protein is encoded by the exons ATGAGAGGGAGAGTTGAGGTGATCAAAGAGCTGATAAGTGCAAAACCGGAATCAATTTTTGAGCCAATCCGTGGAGAAACAGCTTTACATTTGTGTGTTAAGCACAGTCATTTGGCTGCACTCAAAGTATTGGTGGCATCAGTTGATGATGAGGAATTTCTCAACTCCAAAAACCTTGAAGGAAACTCTATCTTGCAA ACCACTAGCTACTTGCTTTCCGTGCCAAAAATGAGAGTGGATTTGAACTCCTTGATCAAAAATGGCTTTCCAGCCTTTGATGTAAGCTGCAGGAACGGCACAACTCAAAGCAATTTACAGAGGAATCCCATCAAAGAAGCAACCACCAAAGTTCAAACCACTCAATCACCCCAAAggttaaaatcaataataacaacattCTTCAAATGGAGAAGGCTCATCAACTACAAGAGCGACCACCATGAAAACATAAGAGGCAACTTGATGGTGGCGGCCAGCTTGATTGCCAACATGAGTTTCCAGATTGCAACAAACCCACCAGGTGGCTACTGGCAAGCAGACGCCACTAATCTGAAAGAAGAAACCTGCCCAAAGGGGGTTTGCAGAGCTGGAACTTCAATTCACGCATACACTCATGAAAATCAGTACCACTTATTAACATTGTGA
- the LOC123219423 gene encoding ankyrin repeat-containing protein C6C3.08-like → MEIQAQEAAQNDTQILYEASMRGCVATLNTLIQNDPFILHKISLTPFTETPLHISALLGHVEFTKAIVSQKPQLVTELDSFKRSPLHLAAAEGHGEIVKELLIANKDLCLVMLSSPRLLSAKSLNLSQSWTLSNAHLFTWLSLRATAKLSKSCY, encoded by the exons ATGGAGATTCAAGCTCAGGAAGCAGCTCAAAATGACACTCAAATTCTGTATGAAGCAAGCATGAGGGGATGTGTAGCCACCTTGAACACATTGATACAGAATGATCCATTCATTCTCCATAAAATTTCACTCACTCCCTTCACTGAAACTCCCTTGCATATCTCAGCTTTGCTTGGTCATGTTGAGTTCACCAAAGCTATTGTGAGCCAAAAGCCTCAACTTGTCACAGAGTTGGACTCTTTCAAACGCTCACCTCTTCACTTGGCTGCTGCTGAGGGCCACGGTGAAATTGTCAAAGAGCTGTTAATAGCAAATAAGGAT CTTTGCTTGGTCATGTTGAGTTCACCAAGGCTACTGTCAGCCAAAAGCCTCAACTTGTCGCAGAGTTGGACACTTTCGAACGCTCACCTCTTCACCTGGCTGTCGCTGAGGGCCACAGCGAAATTGTCAAAGAGCTGTTACTAG
- the LOC123219629 gene encoding ankyrin repeat-containing protein ITN1-like: MEIQAQEAAQNDTQMPYEASMRGCVATLNTLIQNDPFILHKISLTPFTETPPHISASLGHVEFTKAITVTSSLAAAEGHREIVKELLITNKEVSMVADQDGRIPLHLAAMRGRVEVIQGLISAKPQSILVQIHGETALHSCVKHNHLDALKLFCRWMLKKLFMGMIFVAKWCHFKNKKQLDQPMVSV, encoded by the exons ATGGAGATTCAAGCTCAGGAAGCAGCTCAAAATGACACTCAAATGCCGTATGAAGCAAGCATGAGGGGATGTGTAGCCACCTTGAACACATTGATACAGAATGATCCATTCATTCTCCATAAGATTTCACTCACTCCCTTCACTGAAACTCCCCCGCACATCTCAGCTTCGCTTGGTCATGTTGAGTTCACCAAGGCTATT ACTGTCACCTCTTCACTTGCTGCTGCTGAGGGTCACAGGGAGATTGTCAAAGAGTTGTTAATAACAAATAAGGAAGTAAGTATGGTTGCTGACCAAGATGGGAGAATTCCTCTCCATTTGGCTGCAATGAGAGGGAGAGTTGAGGTGATACAAGGGCTAATAAGTGCAAAACCTCAGTCAATTCTTGTGCAAATCCATGGAGAAACAGCTTTACATTCGTGTGTTAAGCATAATCATTTGGATGCACTCAAATTATTTTGCCGGTGGATGTTGAAGAAGCTGTTCATGGGGATGATTTTTGTGGCTAAATGGTGccattttaagaataaaaaacagCTTGATCAGCCTATGGTGAGTGTTTAG
- the LOC123219421 gene encoding ankyrin repeat-containing protein BDA1-like: protein MEIQAQEAAQNDTQILYEASMRGCVATLNTLIQNDPLILHKISLTPFTETPLHISALLGHVEFTKAIVSQNPQLVTELDSFKRSPLHLAAAEGHREIVKELLITNKEVSMVADQEGRIPLHLAAMRGRVEVIQELISAKPESILVQLHGETALHLCVKHNHLDALKVLVASIDDEEFLNSKNLEGNSILQVSVILQQYETTSYLLSVPKIRVDLNSLIKNGFPAFDGSCRNGTSQSNLQKNPIKETTTKVKTIQAPQKFKSIITSFVKWRRLSKDKSDRYEKTRGNLMVVAILMATMSFQIATNPPGGNWQADTIGLKNETCPEGATCQAGTSFYANIRMLEFNTLTIVSTISFSASLGIILWLISGVPLRNRVSEGILRVGMWVTVLCIAAAYYLSMSLVVPHDGTFNGISKHFLPAWVYFLMCIIFIHVIRSCWWVLKKLIFVAKWCCFKKKKQPDQPVVSV from the exons ATGGAGATTCAAGCTCAGGAAGCAGCTCAAAATGACACTCAAATTCTGTATGAAGCAAGCATGAGGGGATGTGTAGCCACCTTGAACACATTGATACAGAATGATCCATTAATTCTCCATAAAATTTCACTCACTCCCTTCACTGAAACTCCCTTGCACATCTCAGCTTTGCTTGGTCATGTTGAGTTCACCAAGGCGATTGTGAGCCAAAACCCTCAACTTGTCACAGAGTTGGACTCTTTCAAACGCTCACCTCTTCACTTGGCTGCTGCTGAGGGCCACAGGGAGATTGTCAAAGAGTTGTTAATAACAAACAAGGAAGTAAGTATGGTTGCTGACCAAGAGGGGAGAATTCCTCTCCATTTGGCTGCAATGAGAGGGAGAGTTGAGGTGATACAAGAGCTAATAAGTGCAAAACCTGAGTCAATTCTTGTGCAACTCCATGGAGAAACAGCTTTACATTTGTGTGTTAAGCATAATCATTTGGATGCACTCAAAGTATTGGTGGCATCAATTGATGATGAGGAGTTTCTCAATTCTAAAAACCTTGAAGGGAACTCTATCTTGCAAGTATCCGTTATATTACAGCAATATGAG ACCACTAGCTACTTGCTTTCCGTGCCGAAAATAAGAGTGGATTTGAACTCTTTGATCAAAAATGGCTTTCCAGCCTTTGATGGAAGTTGCAGAAATGGAACAAGTCAAAGCAATTTACAGAAGAATCCCATCAAAGAAACAACCACCAAAGTTAAAACCATCCAAGCACcccaaaaatttaaatcaataataacatcATTCGTCAAATGGAGAAGGCTCAGCAAGGACAAGAGCGACCGCTATGAAAAAACAAGAGGCAACTTGATGGTGGTGGCCATTTTGATGGCCACCATGAGTTTCCAGATTGCAACAAACCCACCAGGTGGCAACTGGCAAGCAGACACCATTGGTCTGAAAAATGAAACCTGCCCAGAGGGGGCAACTTGCCAAGCTGGAACTTCATTTTATGCAAACATTCGTATGCTTGAATTCAACACATTAACAATCGTGAGCACAATCTCATTCTCAGCATCTCTCGGCATAATTTTGTGGCTCATTAGTGGTGTTCCTCTCAGGAATAGAGTTTCTGAGGGGATTTTGCGGGTGGGAATGTGGGTTACAGTGCTGTGTATAGCCGCTGCATACTATTTGTCAATGAGCTTGGTGGTGCCACATGATGGAACTTTTAATGGCATTAGTAAGCATTTCCTACCGGCTTGGGTTTACTTtcttatgtgtataatttttatacatgtaaTAAGATCTTGCTGGTGGGTGTTGAAGAAGCTGATTTTTGTGGCTAAATGGTGctgttttaagaagaaaaaacagcCTGATCAGCCTGTGGTGAGTGTTTAG